The following is a genomic window from Eubalaena glacialis isolate mEubGla1 chromosome 18, mEubGla1.1.hap2.+ XY, whole genome shotgun sequence.
TTCCTGCACTTACTTAGCATGGGACCACCCTACAGCATTCTCTGTTCACAGTCTTCTCCCAGTTTCGCCTTCTGTATTCGGTCCGAGTCTTCCCAAACGCAGCAGTGGCCGGTCCTGGGTTCTATGCCATCATCAAGTTTTATTCAGCAAGGGATGCCCACAGAGCCCAAAAGGCATGCGACCAGAAGCAGCTTTTTCAGACATCTCCAGTGAAGAATTCTCAATCGTAATCCTTTGACAAGAGTTGAAGATTCTTATATTTTTACATTGCcagcattaaaatatttagacATGGGAACAATACAAGTGTCACTTACAACAATTGAAAGCATCCTCATGATGACCCTTGAATTGGAAAAactgaggtgggtcaaaaaggatcttgctgtgatttatgtcatagagtattctgtgtacaaattgaaggagaaaaaccatatgatcatctcaatagatgcagagaaagtgttcaacaaaattcaactcccatttatgataaaaaccctgcagaaagtaggcatagagggaactttcctcaacataataaaggccatatatgacaaacacacagccaacatcatcctcaatggtgaaaaactgaaaccatttccactaagatcaggaacaagacaaggttgcccactctcaccattattattcaacatagttttggaagttttagccacagcaatcagagaagaacaagaaaaggaatccaaattggaaaagaagaagtaaagctgtcactgtctgcagatgacatgatactatacatagggaatcctaaagatgctaccaaaaaactactagagctaatcaatgaatttggtaaagtagcaggatacaaaattaatgcacagaaatctctggcattcctatatactaatgacgaaaaatctgaaagtgaaattaagaaaacactcccatttaccattgcaacaaaaagaataaagtatctaggaataaacctacctcaggagacaaaagacctgaatgcagaaaattataagacactgatgaaagaaattaaagatgatacaaatagatggagagatataccatgttcttagactggaagaatcaacattgtgaaaatgactctactacccaaagcaatctacagattcaatgcaatccctatcaaactaccactggcatttttcacagaactagaacaaaaaatttcacaatttgtatggaaacacaaaagaccccgaatagccaaagcaatcttgagaacgaaaaatgcagctggaggaatcaggctccctgattttaCTTGCAGTGTTTTAATGGAACCTATCTACACAATTCGTAATACACCGGAGAAGAAAGCTGCTTAGTAAACCTAAGGAATTGACGAGATCACACTTTTATcttttaggcatgtccttttagCCCTCCCAGGGTGACTGATAGCTCCATGAGTATGGAGATCGTATATCTCTCATCACTTCAGccaacaaggaaagaaatcaacagtagcATGAGAGTGACTGGAGGTggggcaaaaaggatcttgctgtgatttacgtcatagagtgttctgcctacaaattgaaggagaaaaaccatatcatcatctcaatagatgcagagaaagctttcgacaaagttcaacacccatttatgataaaagccctgcagaaagtaggcatagagggaactttcctcaacataataaaggccatatatgacaaacacacagccaacatcatcctcaattgtgaaaaactgaaaccatgtccactaagatcaggaaaaagacaaggttgcccactctcaccactattattcaacatagttttggaagttttagccacagcaatcagagagaaaaagaaataaaaggaatccaaatcagaaaagaagaagtaaatctgtcattgtttgcagatgacatgatactctacatacaGAATCCTTGAGATTGGAGTCATTGGGAGATTTAGGAGTCATAGGAGTCATCCTATGAGATGATGACTaccataatccccattttacagatgagcaaattgaGTCATAAAGCTAATAaatgacagacctgggttcaaacccaggtagtctggctccagaatctctACTCTTAACCACTTTGTTGTATTACCACCaatgagatggggagagggaCATGTTGCTGTAAAGAAGATGGAATAAAGATGGGAGAAGAGTAGATGTTAAGGAATTAAATAATGGGGT
Proteins encoded in this region:
- the LOC133077631 gene encoding RAD52 motif-containing protein 1-like, with amino-acid sequence MVALVPFVVPIVGDKTLLVWELSSGPTAEALQHSLFTVFSQFRLLYSVRVFPNAAVAGPGFYAIIKFYSARDAHRAQKACDQKQLFQTSPVKNSQS